The sequence below is a genomic window from Anaerocolumna chitinilytica.
AAGCTTGAAATTCCCGAATAAGAATATCTGGCTTTACACAGGCTTTTCCTGGGATGAAGTAAAATATCTTCCTCTTATGGATAAGCTGGACATACTAGTGGATGGAAGATTTATAGAAGCGCTCAAAGATACGAAGCTTTATTGGAGAGGCAGCAGCAATCAGAAGGTTATTAATGTAAAAGAGTCATTGGCAAAGAACACCTTGGTTACTATTGTCTAGGTGAATAAATATGAACTTAGAGGAGTATCTTAAGAATCCTTGCGGTGTAAGCTCCATTCCTTATTGGAAAGCTCAGAGGATAAATCCTCCCCCAAATATGCGAATTGTCCATGACCGCGTATTTTCAAAAGATTTATTTCCAGATTATGAAGACACAGACTATTTTCGGTTGTTTCATACTTTGGAACATATAAATGAAACTGTACTTGCAACAGAGTTCTCTATAGATATAATACCTCAAGAGAAATACCCATATCTGGCAGAGCTAATCAATCTTTCCTATAAGCATCTTGGTATTGAGGTTGATATATCACAGATTGAAGAATGGACAAAAACTGAAGTCTATGTTCCGCAATTATGGTTAGCCCTCTATAGTGGGAATAAAATGGTCGGCTCTATCATTGCAGATTATGACTCTACAGCAAAAGAAGGAATTATAGAATGGCTCCAAGTCTTACCGGAATACAGAGGTCAGGGCCTTGCAAGTGTTCTATTAAATAAATGTCTTGGTAAGATGCAAAGAATTGCTGATTTCGTAACAGTATCCGGGCTAAGAAGTAATATTACAAATCCTGAATCTGTTTATCGAAAAAGTGGATTTACTGGAGACGATATATGGCACATCTTAATTGAAAGGTGACCTTTGAGAAGATATGTTCACGTCAATAAACCTTCCAACTGATTTTTTGTTGGAAGGTTTTTATTTATTTACATTAGAGGATGATAGTTCAATAAACAAATGTTTATTAATCTATAATTATATCTAAGCATCAAAAGCCCTCTTTCAATATATTTACAGGCAAATTACACAAAGCAGAAAGAACGAATGCGCCTTGGAACCAGCAAATGCGATTTAAAATCATCGCAGAGTCTTTCTGCTTTGTGTAATTTGCCGTCCCTTTGAAAAAGACTGCCCTTTTCGCTCCGTTTATAAATATAGATATTTATATCCCACTTATCAATCACAGATATAATCCAGATGTTTCGGTAATCCATTAACCATCACCGGCATTACCTCACCCATAATTAACGGTCTGGCATAACGGATAAATTCTTCCTTCATTCCGTCATCCCCTTCGTTAATCCAGTTCATGGGTACCTTTTTCTCCATATTCGCAATCTGCTTGATATTGTGAGTCTCATAAGTGCAAAGGTAAGGAGAATCCGAAACCCTTTTGATAACAGCCATTTCTCCGGTCACACCTTTTGCCGCCGCCATCACACCTCTTCTGCCGACTTCAAAGGCTTCTTCAATATCTGTATGAGAGGCTATGTGAGATGCACATCTTTGTAACGTATTGAGCTCAACCGCTCTCGTCTTACAGCCAAGTTCCTTCTTTGCCAAGGCAGACAGATAGGCTCCCGCACCTGTTAGCATGGTGTGCCCGAACTCGTCCACATAGAAATCCTTATCGGAAAGCTCACAGACAAATCTACCATCTGCCAGGTGAATTCCCTCTGAAACTGCAATCACAAGAGATTGCTTTTGTTCCTG
It includes:
- a CDS encoding GNAT family N-acetyltransferase; this translates as MNLEEYLKNPCGVSSIPYWKAQRINPPPNMRIVHDRVFSKDLFPDYEDTDYFRLFHTLEHINETVLATEFSIDIIPQEKYPYLAELINLSYKHLGIEVDISQIEEWTKTEVYVPQLWLALYSGNKMVGSIIADYDSTAKEGIIEWLQVLPEYRGQGLASVLLNKCLGKMQRIADFVTVSGLRSNITNPESVYRKSGFTGDDIWHILIER